In one window of Methanolobus mangrovi DNA:
- a CDS encoding alpha-2-macroglobulin family protein gives MNFTGKKTVSFIVLVSIFAILMSGCIGSDTGNSGLPSNIAGPCSGQIASSGDEFLILAPKMLFSGGESSVTMAAFSDNQPVIRCVEYTLTDKDNNEITLIQASTSESGNVVASFEVPDVEEGTYVLTAKPSGFDAEFKATVEVVNNNPLFIETDKPIYKPGQTIHGRILSLNNNLIPVEEDITIEITDAKGIKVFKEELTSNEYGVASFDLPLASELNLGTWKIIATAGDSSSNVDIQVDKYVLPKFDVSLETPQEWFLVSDEITGTVSANYFFGKDVEGEVLVEASRYVGEWEQYASFSGTLEDGTVEFELPAVKYAAGTYGAGGQASLMLNVTVKDTGNHSETSNKLLTISESPLVIQLIPESSTIKPGMPLQVLLVTKDPGGNPVDAEVTVETRVRDDSYDITENEETVSTEGGIAMLEYDIPNNTSRIFIDAYADDAMASESLNAAYSPSASFIHITQTSQGVPEVGDTISFRVYSTNPGTVFYDVFANGRTVYSATSDEPDINIPVIPQMSPQAKVVAYMINPNSELSVDVLPFDVEFSTQVDLGSSFDSETVEPGDNVTVDFDVGSRSMIGFSIVDESVYALSEGRLNLKQVFNELEKRFMEPMAESHPSWYAEGAYDALKNAGMVVMSSPGLEVPRSGYQEPEFEVNNFAGFFADVDEAMDDGMVKEAMPMAEMPVEEIAEEEKATEGAGGELAEVQRVRQFFPETWVWMPELLTDNAGLASLDLTAPDSITTWRLHAVSSGPEGIGISESSLMVFQDFFVDPDLPYSVTRGEEFPVQVQVYNYLDTEQDVKLTLSGADWFDIIGDDVQTVTVDANGVGYASFTISPTEVGKHIVEITGQTTKRADAVRKDMIVDAEGATRELVDNGVLSNGSVELDTTLPADIVQDSEKVLVSFTPSIVAQSISGMDDLLGMPYGCGEQNMMLFSTDVEVLRYLKATGQDNPEVRAKAEMYIITGYQRELTYRHNDGSFSAFGESDESGSLWLTSFVLSQFSGARDVTTIDENILSESADWIESHQQEDGSWEQVGFVIHQDMMGGVSGTYALTAYVTLALDEYGAANPVVMANAQKYLEDNLASQDDPYALAIGTLVLQKLNSPFADEALNDLLAISKQDEDGTYWGYGDGNVPMPYEYGGYGFIAPSSKNVETTAYATLAMIEARNPTAISSLKWISAQRNSNGGFSSTQDTVMAFRALVSAAASAGRDIDATVHVIADGIEIRSVDINQQNFDVVQIIEISGGTSELKLEMEGTGDLNYQFVRRFNVILPEVIEQDEIELDVDYDSTDVAVNDIVTVNARVKYNGIRGIGGSITSSGMMIVDLAVPTGFSPVSSSLELLKEEALITRYEIAGRKVILYIDDMQPGEELNLSMQVRALFPVKAIVSESKAYSYYNPEVVAEAKGMDVTVV, from the coding sequence ATGAACTTCACAGGAAAAAAGACAGTTTCGTTCATTGTTCTAGTATCGATATTTGCAATTTTGATGTCAGGTTGTATCGGAAGTGATACGGGGAATTCCGGGCTTCCGTCCAATATAGCAGGTCCGTGCAGTGGCCAGATAGCTTCATCGGGTGATGAGTTCCTGATACTTGCACCAAAAATGCTCTTCTCAGGCGGGGAAAGTTCGGTGACAATGGCGGCTTTCTCTGATAACCAGCCGGTGATCCGATGTGTGGAATATACACTAACCGACAAGGACAATAATGAGATAACTCTTATCCAGGCATCTACTTCAGAGTCTGGAAATGTGGTGGCTTCCTTTGAAGTTCCTGATGTTGAAGAAGGGACCTATGTACTCACTGCAAAGCCTTCAGGATTTGATGCCGAGTTCAAGGCAACCGTGGAAGTGGTGAATAACAATCCTCTTTTCATTGAGACCGACAAGCCAATTTACAAACCGGGACAGACAATACACGGCAGGATTCTCTCCCTGAACAACAATCTTATTCCTGTGGAAGAGGACATAACCATAGAGATTACAGATGCTAAAGGTATCAAGGTCTTCAAGGAAGAACTGACTTCCAACGAATATGGTGTTGCTTCATTTGACCTGCCCCTTGCATCCGAGCTGAACCTTGGTACGTGGAAGATAATCGCAACAGCAGGCGATTCAAGTTCCAATGTGGACATTCAGGTGGACAAATACGTGCTTCCAAAGTTCGATGTCTCACTTGAAACTCCACAGGAATGGTTCCTTGTATCCGATGAGATAACAGGTACGGTTTCTGCGAACTACTTCTTTGGCAAGGATGTTGAAGGGGAAGTGCTTGTCGAAGCTTCACGCTATGTGGGTGAATGGGAGCAGTACGCAAGCTTTTCTGGAACACTTGAAGACGGAACTGTTGAGTTCGAACTTCCTGCTGTAAAGTATGCTGCAGGGACATATGGTGCAGGAGGACAGGCGAGTCTCATGCTTAACGTGACGGTTAAAGATACAGGTAATCACAGCGAGACCAGCAACAAGCTGCTTACAATATCCGAATCTCCCCTTGTTATCCAGCTTATACCTGAATCAAGTACCATAAAACCTGGAATGCCATTGCAGGTACTTCTGGTTACAAAAGATCCGGGAGGCAATCCGGTGGATGCTGAAGTGACAGTTGAAACCCGTGTAAGGGATGATTCATACGATATCACTGAGAACGAGGAAACAGTATCTACAGAAGGCGGTATTGCGATGCTGGAATATGATATTCCAAACAATACTAGTCGCATTTTCATTGATGCGTATGCTGATGATGCAATGGCTAGTGAATCACTGAATGCAGCCTATTCACCAAGTGCCAGTTTCATACACATCACCCAGACAAGTCAAGGTGTTCCGGAAGTTGGTGACACAATATCTTTCCGCGTTTATTCTACAAATCCGGGAACGGTGTTCTATGATGTATTTGCAAACGGCAGGACAGTATATTCGGCTACCAGTGATGAACCGGATATCAACATACCTGTGATACCACAGATGAGCCCGCAGGCAAAGGTTGTGGCTTACATGATAAACCCCAACAGTGAGTTGTCCGTAGATGTGCTTCCATTCGATGTGGAATTCTCCACACAGGTTGATCTGGGTAGTTCATTTGACAGTGAAACTGTTGAGCCAGGGGATAATGTAACAGTTGATTTCGATGTCGGAAGCAGGTCTATGATAGGTTTCTCCATCGTAGATGAGTCAGTCTATGCTCTTAGCGAGGGCAGGCTCAATCTCAAACAGGTGTTCAATGAACTGGAAAAGCGTTTCATGGAGCCAATGGCAGAGTCTCATCCTTCCTGGTATGCGGAAGGAGCGTATGACGCGCTGAAAAATGCTGGTATGGTTGTTATGTCATCTCCCGGTCTTGAAGTTCCTCGTTCCGGATATCAGGAACCTGAATTTGAAGTGAATAATTTTGCAGGTTTTTTCGCAGATGTTGACGAGGCAATGGATGATGGAATGGTTAAAGAAGCAATGCCTATGGCTGAAATGCCTGTGGAGGAAATTGCTGAAGAAGAAAAAGCCACTGAAGGAGCGGGCGGAGAACTTGCAGAGGTTCAGCGTGTACGCCAGTTCTTCCCGGAGACGTGGGTTTGGATGCCTGAACTACTCACTGACAATGCAGGTCTTGCAAGCCTTGACCTGACCGCACCGGACAGTATAACCACATGGAGGCTGCATGCAGTCTCATCAGGTCCTGAAGGGATTGGTATTTCCGAATCCAGCCTGATGGTGTTCCAGGACTTCTTCGTTGACCCGGACCTGCCATACTCTGTAACAAGGGGTGAGGAATTCCCTGTACAGGTGCAGGTCTACAATTATCTTGATACTGAGCAGGACGTTAAACTCACACTTTCAGGTGCAGACTGGTTCGATATCATAGGTGATGATGTGCAGACAGTCACTGTGGATGCCAATGGTGTAGGGTATGCCAGCTTTACAATAAGCCCTACAGAAGTTGGTAAGCACATCGTAGAGATAACAGGCCAGACAACTAAGAGGGCGGATGCGGTCAGGAAGGATATGATCGTGGATGCAGAAGGTGCAACCCGTGAGCTTGTTGATAACGGAGTTCTCAGCAATGGTTCTGTGGAACTCGATACAACACTTCCTGCGGATATAGTACAGGATTCCGAAAAAGTGCTTGTGAGCTTTACTCCAAGTATAGTTGCACAGAGCATAAGCGGAATGGATGACCTGCTGGGTATGCCTTACGGATGCGGTGAGCAGAACATGATGCTCTTCTCAACTGATGTTGAGGTATTGCGCTATCTGAAGGCAACAGGGCAGGATAATCCGGAAGTGAGGGCGAAGGCTGAGATGTACATAATCACGGGCTACCAGCGTGAACTGACCTACCGTCACAATGATGGTTCTTTTTCAGCATTCGGTGAGAGCGATGAGAGTGGCAGTCTCTGGCTGACATCTTTCGTGCTGTCCCAGTTCAGTGGTGCAAGGGATGTGACAACCATCGATGAGAACATTCTTTCCGAGTCTGCAGACTGGATTGAATCCCATCAGCAGGAAGATGGTTCATGGGAGCAGGTCGGCTTTGTGATACACCAGGACATGATGGGTGGTGTGAGCGGCACCTATGCACTGACTGCATATGTGACCCTTGCACTGGATGAATATGGTGCTGCAAACCCTGTTGTCATGGCAAATGCGCAGAAATACCTTGAGGACAACCTTGCCAGCCAGGATGATCCGTACGCACTGGCAATCGGTACTCTGGTCCTTCAGAAACTCAACAGTCCCTTTGCCGATGAAGCTCTGAACGACCTGCTGGCAATTTCAAAGCAGGATGAGGACGGCACTTACTGGGGCTATGGCGACGGAAATGTGCCAATGCCATACGAGTACGGTGGATATGGTTTTATAGCTCCTTCAAGCAAGAACGTGGAAACCACCGCCTATGCGACACTTGCTATGATAGAAGCCCGGAACCCCACAGCCATCTCATCACTGAAATGGATATCTGCACAGCGTAATTCCAACGGTGGTTTCTCCAGTACCCAGGATACTGTCATGGCCTTCAGGGCACTGGTGAGCGCAGCGGCATCCGCAGGCAGGGATATCGATGCCACAGTACATGTGATCGCTGACGGCATTGAGATAAGGTCAGTGGATATAAATCAGCAGAACTTCGATGTGGTGCAGATAATTGAAATTTCGGGTGGCACATCAGAACTCAAACTTGAAATGGAGGGCACAGGAGACCTGAACTACCAGTTTGTCAGGCGCTTCAATGTCATCCTGCCTGAAGTCATTGAACAGGACGAGATAGAGCTTGACGTGGACTATGATTCCACGGATGTTGCTGTGAATGATATTGTTACTGTGAATGCCCGTGTAAAATACAATGGAATCCGTGGCATCGGTGGCAGTATTACTTCCAGTGGAATGATGATAGTGGACCTCGCAGTTCCGACAGGTTTCAGTCCGGTATCTTCAAGCCTTGAACTTCTCAAGGAGGAAGCCCTGATAACCCGCTACGAGATAGCAGGCAGAAAAGTTATCCTCTACATCGATGACATGCAGCCTGGTGAGGAACTGAACCTCAGTATGCAGGTAAGGGCACTGTTCCCTGTGAAAGCTATCGTATCGGAGAGTAAGGCTTACTCATACTACAACCCGGAGGTTGTGGCTGAGGCGAAAGGCATGGATGTGACCGTGGTCTGA
- a CDS encoding class I SAM-dependent methyltransferase, giving the protein MTIQYQNIVPWGRSFQEYVDMFKLSDKDLNSSVLGCGDGPASFNYEMTRQGRSVVSVDPIYNLDRDFIEKRIDETYIEVLEQTRENQDKFVWENISSVEELGRIRMDSMKLFLEDFEEGKKQGRYIAGELPELPFEDNSFDLALVSHLLFLYSEQLSLDFHLLAIDELLRVAGEVRIFPLLDLNSRKSIHLDEVIGYLLSQGISVYEEKVNYEFQKGGNTMLKILRD; this is encoded by the coding sequence ATGACCATCCAGTACCAGAACATAGTCCCATGGGGTCGCTCGTTTCAGGAATATGTTGACATGTTCAAACTCAGCGACAAAGACCTGAACAGCTCTGTCCTTGGATGTGGTGATGGTCCTGCAAGTTTTAACTATGAGATGACACGGCAGGGCAGATCGGTGGTTTCCGTCGATCCGATCTATAATCTGGACAGGGATTTCATTGAAAAGAGAATTGATGAAACCTATATTGAGGTTCTGGAGCAGACCCGGGAGAATCAGGATAAATTTGTCTGGGAAAATATCTCCTCGGTCGAAGAACTTGGAAGAATCCGCATGGATTCTATGAAGCTATTTCTTGAGGACTTCGAGGAAGGTAAAAAGCAGGGTCGCTATATTGCTGGAGAACTGCCGGAACTGCCATTTGAAGATAATTCATTTGACCTGGCACTTGTGTCACATCTATTATTCTTATATTCAGAGCAGCTTTCTCTTGATTTTCACCTTCTTGCGATAGATGAGTTGTTGAGAGTCGCAGGAGAAGTAAGGATATTCCCGTTGCTCGACCTGAATTCAAGGAAATCGATACATCTTGATGAGGTGATTGGCTACCTGCTGTCACAGGGAATCTCTGTTTACGAGGAGAAGGTTAATTATGAATTCCAGAAAGGCGGGAATACGATGCTGAAGATACTAAGAGATTAG
- the mutS gene encoding DNA mismatch repair protein MutS: MMNKVTPAMQQFYAAKEEHKDALIFFRMGDFYESFGEDAKTIAKELEITLTTRGKDKDGDKMPLAGIPYHAIDTYLPRLIKKGYKVAICEQLEDPKKAKGIVKRGVVRVVTPGTAMDSSMFTDSSNNYLMALYGEKDEYGISFLDISTGEFLTTQFTDIAPYNRIASEAARMGPSECIMPRSLLVDSDLTERLKELKIIIHEFDGDAFDFERAEKVLSEHFKVSTLEGMGCSELQCAVSSAGAALRYAMDTQMRELSQVQSLNTYFDSEFMVLDAITLRNLEIVRNVRGEGNDSSLIGVLDETKTPMGRRQLQKWLLKPLVSADAINDRLDAVAWLHDNTLVRFDIRAHLSYVKDMERLVGRVMYGNSNARDLVALKKSLEAVPLLLESLRECKDVDLLESIMSQLSSFGELNDLAKLIDSAIVEEPPLSVRDGGMIKDGYNEQLDELFDLSKNGKQWIAKFQQKERERTGIKSMKVGYNKVFGYYLEVTKANIPQVPDDYIRKQTMTNAERFYTPELKERESAILSADEKMTALEYELLCDVNSTVASYSKQLQETAGFIGMLDVMANLAEVAANNNYVRPAITPDCRLLIRDGRHPVVENTVPGGFVPNDTEMDCSENQFQLITGPNMAGKSTYMRQIAMIVIMAQAGSFVPASHASIGIVDRVFTRVGAFDDLASGQSTFMVEMVELANILNNATPKSLVLLDEIGRGTSTYDGYSIAKAVVEYIHNKGRVGVRSLFATHYHQLTDIAGNLKRVRNYHIAVKEDGDDLVFLRKIVPGATDRSYGIHVARIAGVPHAVTTRAKEILEDIENECMISEDDRKGKKKQRSSAKYTQVILFDQDASYGETAPHPVIGELKDMDLNSMTPLEALNRLSQLKTRLLEEGR; the protein is encoded by the coding sequence ATCATGAATAAAGTAACCCCTGCAATGCAGCAGTTCTATGCTGCCAAGGAGGAGCATAAGGACGCCCTCATTTTCTTCCGTATGGGAGATTTCTATGAATCCTTTGGAGAGGATGCGAAGACCATCGCAAAGGAGCTTGAGATAACCCTGACCACTCGCGGGAAGGACAAGGATGGGGATAAAATGCCATTGGCAGGCATTCCTTATCATGCCATTGACACTTATCTTCCCCGGCTTATCAAAAAGGGCTACAAGGTTGCCATCTGTGAGCAGCTTGAGGACCCGAAGAAAGCTAAGGGTATAGTGAAAAGGGGAGTTGTACGTGTAGTCACACCGGGTACTGCAATGGATTCTTCCATGTTCACAGATTCCTCAAATAATTATCTCATGGCGTTGTATGGGGAAAAGGATGAATACGGAATCTCTTTTCTGGATATTTCTACCGGTGAATTCCTTACCACACAGTTCACAGATATAGCTCCATATAACAGAATTGCAAGCGAAGCCGCACGTATGGGACCATCGGAATGCATCATGCCACGTTCCTTGCTTGTGGATTCTGATCTCACAGAACGCCTGAAGGAACTGAAGATCATCATTCACGAGTTTGATGGGGATGCTTTTGACTTCGAGAGGGCCGAAAAAGTACTCAGTGAACACTTCAAAGTATCAACTCTGGAAGGTATGGGTTGCAGCGAACTCCAATGTGCAGTGTCTTCTGCAGGAGCAGCATTGCGTTATGCAATGGATACCCAAATGAGGGAACTATCACAGGTGCAGTCCCTGAATACATATTTTGATTCCGAGTTCATGGTGCTGGACGCTATCACTTTGAGAAACCTTGAGATCGTCAGGAATGTAAGGGGTGAAGGCAACGATTCCTCTCTAATCGGGGTTCTTGATGAGACAAAGACCCCAATGGGGAGAAGGCAACTCCAGAAATGGCTCCTGAAACCGCTGGTCTCGGCAGATGCTATCAATGATCGTCTGGATGCAGTTGCATGGCTCCATGATAACACGCTGGTTCGGTTTGATATTCGTGCCCACCTTTCATATGTAAAGGATATGGAGCGGCTTGTTGGGAGGGTAATGTATGGCAATTCAAATGCAAGGGACCTTGTAGCGTTGAAAAAGTCACTTGAAGCTGTTCCGCTTTTACTTGAATCTCTCCGGGAATGCAAAGATGTGGATCTGCTGGAGAGCATCATGTCACAACTTTCTTCTTTCGGAGAACTGAACGATCTTGCTAAACTGATCGACAGTGCCATTGTGGAAGAACCGCCCCTCAGTGTGAGGGATGGGGGAATGATAAAAGACGGATATAACGAGCAGTTAGATGAACTGTTCGACCTGTCAAAGAACGGCAAGCAATGGATTGCCAAGTTCCAGCAGAAGGAAAGGGAAAGGACTGGTATCAAGTCCATGAAGGTCGGTTACAACAAGGTTTTCGGATATTATCTTGAGGTAACAAAGGCTAACATCCCCCAGGTCCCTGATGATTATATCAGGAAGCAGACAATGACCAACGCCGAGCGTTTCTACACTCCTGAACTCAAGGAGCGTGAGAGTGCCATCCTTTCCGCTGATGAGAAAATGACAGCTCTTGAATATGAGTTGCTCTGCGATGTCAATTCAACCGTTGCATCATACTCAAAACAATTACAGGAAACCGCTGGCTTCATTGGCATGCTGGATGTAATGGCAAACCTTGCTGAAGTGGCTGCTAATAATAATTACGTAAGGCCTGCGATTACTCCTGATTGCAGACTTCTTATCAGGGATGGCAGACACCCTGTGGTGGAGAACACAGTTCCCGGAGGATTTGTTCCCAATGATACGGAAATGGATTGCAGTGAGAACCAGTTCCAGCTTATAACCGGGCCGAACATGGCCGGTAAATCCACTTATATGAGGCAGATCGCCATGATAGTCATAATGGCGCAGGCCGGTTCCTTCGTGCCTGCTTCTCACGCTTCCATCGGCATTGTGGACAGGGTGTTCACAAGAGTTGGTGCTTTCGATGACCTTGCAAGCGGCCAGAGTACTTTTATGGTCGAGATGGTGGAACTTGCAAACATCCTGAACAATGCAACCCCGAAAAGCCTGGTGCTGTTGGATGAGATCGGCAGGGGTACGAGCACGTATGACGGTTACAGTATCGCAAAGGCTGTGGTGGAATATATTCACAACAAGGGCCGTGTGGGTGTGAGGTCACTTTTTGCCACGCACTACCATCAGCTCACTGACATCGCAGGCAACCTTAAACGTGTAAGGAATTACCATATTGCTGTAAAGGAAGATGGTGACGACCTTGTATTCCTGCGTAAGATCGTTCCGGGTGCAACGGACCGAAGTTATGGTATCCATGTTGCGAGAATAGCTGGTGTTCCTCATGCTGTCACCACGCGTGCTAAAGAGATCCTTGAGGATATCGAGAATGAATGTATGATCAGTGAGGATGACCGCAAAGGCAAGAAGAAGCAGCGCAGCAGTGCCAAATACACTCAGGTTATATTGTTCGATCAGGATGCGTCCTATGGTGAAACTGCTCCCCATCCGGTAATAGGGGAGTTGAAGGATATGGATTTGAATTCAATGACACCGCTTGAAGCACTCAACAGGCTCAGTCAGCTAAAAACCAGGCTTCTGGAAGAGGGCAGATGA
- a CDS encoding multidrug effflux MFS transporter yields the protein MMDNSEKLKNIVPLLALLTAFPAFSTDMILPAIPSLALMWNESIAVINLILICFFITYGFFLLFYGPISDRYGRRKPLIIGISLYIFASVLCAMANSAATLIAFRILQAAGAAASAALSMAMTKDIFSGAERQRILAYIAIIMALAPMFAPIVGGWLLTYFSWHWIFVAQGIMGAIGLLGVLRTPETLKEASQTPLSKVMHSYGNLLLNRNYVIMVLVMSVSLLPLYSFIAGSSALYINGFGLSEQNFSYFFAFNALALMAGSMSCLKLTDRMNPRHLITTGFAGIVIGAVLILVIGQRGPWSFAIPMALITYSIGISRPPSNHLVLEQVHKDAGSASSLLIFTYFTLGAMGMWLVSQEWMERMQILGSITLICGALTLVAWMILQKKGIAAGQ from the coding sequence ATGATGGACAATTCTGAAAAACTAAAAAATATTGTACCTTTGTTAGCTCTTTTGACGGCCTTTCCGGCTTTTTCCACAGATATGATACTACCTGCCATCCCATCACTTGCTCTGATGTGGAACGAGTCAATTGCAGTGATCAATTTGATCCTCATTTGTTTTTTCATCACTTATGGATTCTTCCTGCTTTTCTACGGTCCGATCTCAGATAGATACGGCCGCCGAAAACCATTGATAATCGGCATCTCACTGTACATATTTGCAAGTGTATTATGCGCCATGGCAAACAGTGCAGCCACATTGATAGCATTCCGTATACTACAAGCTGCGGGAGCTGCTGCCAGTGCAGCCCTTTCCATGGCTATGACAAAAGATATCTTTTCAGGAGCCGAAAGACAGAGGATACTTGCCTATATAGCCATAATCATGGCACTGGCTCCTATGTTTGCTCCAATCGTAGGAGGATGGCTATTAACATATTTTTCATGGCACTGGATATTCGTTGCCCAGGGAATAATGGGGGCTATAGGCCTTCTGGGTGTACTCAGAACACCGGAAACATTGAAAGAAGCTTCACAAACCCCACTTTCAAAGGTTATGCATTCCTATGGCAATCTGTTACTTAACAGAAATTATGTAATCATGGTTCTGGTGATGTCTGTAAGCCTTTTACCGTTATACAGTTTCATTGCCGGCTCTTCAGCCCTTTACATCAACGGATTCGGACTGAGCGAGCAAAATTTCAGTTACTTCTTTGCCTTCAATGCTCTGGCCCTGATGGCAGGGTCAATGTCATGCCTGAAACTTACAGACAGAATGAACCCCAGGCATCTGATAACCACCGGTTTTGCAGGGATAGTAATAGGAGCAGTACTTATTCTGGTCATTGGTCAGCGCGGACCCTGGAGCTTTGCAATCCCCATGGCACTAATAACGTATTCTATAGGCATCAGCAGACCTCCGAGTAACCACCTTGTACTTGAACAGGTACACAAAGATGCAGGCTCTGCTTCATCTTTATTGATATTCACATACTTCACACTTGGAGCTATGGGAATGTGGCTGGTATCTCAGGAATGGATGGAACGTATGCAGATTCTGGGAAGCATCACTTTGATCTGTGGTGCTCTGACCCTGGTTGCCTGGATGATATTACAAAAGAAAGGCATCGCTGCAGGGCAATAG